The Verrucomicrobiota bacterium genomic sequence CCGACGGCACGTTCCCGAACAATCTCTCCAGCAGCGCCGCGACGGCTTCCTCGGCCTGCGACGATGTGACCACAGAAACTTGCCAGAGCACGGCGGCTTTCATTCAAGGGCTTGCGGATGACGGAATCGACGACTGAAGCTGGAAATGGGAATTAGCCCTTTAATTAATTAACAGGAGGTGGGTAACAGAGATTCGTGAACGCTGGCCGGCGCGCCTGGTCCAGTAGTTGCGGGTGGATGAGATCGGCGTCGATTCTTTCGTTCCGAAGCGATCTCGCTCCGTTGCCTCTGTTGACTCCTGTTGAAAGCGGCAGTCACGGGATATCCCGCCAGGGCGCGAAATTCAGAATCTGCACTTCCGTCTTGTGCGGGAAGCAATCCACCACGGTCAGGCTGGCGTAATCGATGTCGAAGCCCGACATCTTGACGAGCGGGATATCCAGAAGAATCGCCAGCATCATGCGAATGACTCCGCCGTGGCAAACCACTCCGATCGACCGGCCTGGCGCGGCCCGGAGAATTTCCCGCAACGCCTGCTCGATTCGCTCGCGAAACCCTCCGGCGGACTCCGCGCCGGCCATGAGACCGCGATCCAATTGATCGAGCCATTGGAAAGCGCTGATGCCGAACCGGACTTTGACATCTTCCCAGGTCAACCCAGTCCAGGATCCGAAATCCACTTCGCGAAGTTCCTCCAGGAAACGCGGGCGCGCATGCTGGGCCGCAAAGAGCTTTTCGACGGTTTGTTGGACGCGCTTCATCGGGCTGGCGTAGATCGCGTCGAAGGGAGTGCGCCGAAGATAGGCCGCCAGTTTCCCGGCTTGTTCGTGTCCCAACGGGGAGAGATCCATGTCGATTCGGCCGCCAAAGACGCGCTGGTAACGCTCTTCCACCTCGGCGTGGCGAATCAGAAAAAGTCGCGTCGGAGCGTCCATGTCAACGGCCGACCCACTCCGTGCCGTTCCTGGCTTTGAGCGCCGTCCCCTGGCGTTCGAACAGTTGGCGCAATCCGGTTTTCGCGAGATCGATCATCTGCGCGAGTTGGCTCTCCGTGAAGGTGGCTTCTTCGCCGGAGCCTTGGAGTTCAATAAACTCGCCGGTTGAAGTCAGGACCACGTTCAGGTCCACCTCGGCGCCGGCGTCTTCCGCGTAGCACAGATCCAGCAGCGCCTGGCCTTTCACGATGCCAACGCTGACCGCGGCGACAGGATTCAGCAGCGGATCCTCCGTGAGCTTGCCTTCTGCCAGCAGCTTTCCGATGGCGAATCGCAACGCGACGAACGATCCGGTAATGGCTGCGGTGCGCGTGCCGCCATCGGCCTGGAGCACGTCGCAATCGATCCAGATCGTGCGCGGGCCGATTTTTTGCAGATCGACCGCCGCGCGGATCGAGCGTCCGATCAAACGCTGAATCTCCTGCGAACGGCCGTCGATCTTGCCTTTGGAAATGTCTCGTGGCTTGCGCTGCAAAGTCGAGTAAGGGAGCATCGAGTATTCGGCGGTGATCCAGCCGCCGGGAACGTTCTGTTCCTTCATCCAGCGCGGGACGGTGTCCTCCACGGTCACGCCGCAAATGACGCGGGTTTGACCCCATTCAATCAAGGTCGAACCCGTCGCGTGCGGGGCGATGTGGTTGTGAAACCGCACGGGGCGCAATTCGTTCGCACGCCGCCCATCGGGGCGCGCGGGGGATTCGGTCAAGTTGTCGCTCATGAACGCGGCGCATCGTAGAGGCGCCCCTGGCGCCGGGCAACGTTGAAAGAGGGTCCCGCACTGCATTGTGTGGCTGATACACTCGATTTCATTCCTTGGCGAGGGGCGTCATCCAGGCGTCTTCCCCCTCACCCTGGCCCTCTCCCTCAGGGAGAGGGAACATCGTCCGCTGCGTTGGAGCAAGTCTGGTGGGTCGGATTCGCAGAGACACAGCGATGGGGTTCTCCCTCTCCCCAAGGGAGAGGGCCGGGGTGAGGGGGAAGGTGACGATCAAGCCACCGGCGCGTCGCCGCTGAGAATCGCGAAGAACCTGACAGAGCGTTGAAGAAGGCGGCTATTTCCCGGGCGGGTTGATGATTTCGCTGATTTTGAAGATGGGCAGAAACATGCAAATGACGATGCCGCCGACCACCACGCCGAGGAAAACAATCAGCAGCGGCTCGATCAGGGAAGTCAGCCCGGAAAGGGTCGTTTCAATCTCTTCGTCCAAAAAATCCGCCACGCGTTCGAGCATCGAGTCGATTTTCCCGGTTCGCTCGCCGGCAGTGATCATGCGGATGATCATGGTCGGAAACACCGAGTGTTTGCCCAGTGCGGCGGAGATACCATCGCCTTTCTCGATGTCACCGGAGGCGACGCGGATGGCTTTTTCCATGACGACATTGCCGCACGTATTGGCCACGATGTTCAGCACTTCCAGGAATCGGCACACCGCTCCGAATGAGAGAGGCCAGCGTCCGCGTGAAGCGAGCGAGGCAGATTTTGTGGGCAATCACCCCGAAGATCGGGAGTTTGATCCGCGTCCGGTCCCAGAACTCGCGGCCTTGCTTGGTCTTCAGATAAGCGAACCAGCCATATACGATCGCGCCAACCGCGGGCAGAATGTAGAGGATCGAGTGCTGCATGAACTCGCTGATCTTGATCAGGTACGCCGTGGGGGTGGGCAAGTTGGCCCCAAAGCCGGCGAAGATCTCGCCGAACACCGGCACGACGCGGACGAGCAGAAAAATCGTGATCCCGATGGCGATCAGTGTGACTGCCGTCGGATACATCATGGCGGACTTGACCTTCTTGCGCAGGCGCGCGGTGTTTTCCAGATAAGTGGCCAGGCGCGCGAGAATCTCCGCCAACAGACCGCCTTTCTCCCCGGCGTCCACCATGCAGACATAAAGGCGGTTGAACACCTTGGGATGCTTCGTCAGCGCCGTCGAGAAACCGTCGCCTCCTTCGACCCGCGAACAAACATCCTTGATGACATCGCGCATGACTTTGTTGGTGGTCTGCTCCGCAAGAGCCTGCAAGGACTGGACCATGGCGAGACCGGCGTCGATCATGGTCGCGAGTTGGCGGGTAAAGACCACGAGGTCCGCGAGCGGCACGCTCCCGCCGGCGGTCTTCCCTTTGCGGATCATCTTCTCCTGGATGGAAACGACCAGCAGATTGCGATTGAGCAGGGCGGCGATGGCGGCTTGCTCGGACGCAGCCTCGAGTGTGCTGCGGATCTCCCTGCCTGAGCCAGCTTCCCTCGCCAAGTAAATGTACGAAGGCATAACAACGCTTGTTAGAGCGTGTCCGAAAATTCCGCGGGGTCCTGTTTTCGCGCCAAAGGCCGGATGGCGAGGCGCGACGAAGGAGAATATCCTCCCTGGATCTTCGACTGAGGAGCAACGAAGCCAGGCGGCCTTTGGCGCGAAAACCCTCCGGGCGGCGGGTCTTTTGTCCGTGGCCTGCGTTGGCTCGGTCCTTACAGCCCGCGTTGGGGATGCTCGGACCTCGCCGCCTTGGCCACAGCCAAAATCCCTCGCCGCAGGACCCCGCGCAATTTTCGGACAGGCTCTTAGGTACCATCTTGGATCGGAAATGCAAGTGAATCGGCAGAATCGGCAGAGTTAGCAGAGTTAGGTGGAGCGAGGACTCCCGCCGAGCCAATGCCATCCTGGGAAACTTCCACGGCCTTCGAGCCGCGGACCGCAGCCTTCAGGCTGCTTCAGCGCACTCTCCGCGGTCGAGCGTTGAAGCGGCCTAACCCGGATATTTCACACTCCTTCATGGGGAGCGCACGCGCCTCGCGTGCTGCGTGCGGCGCCTCGCCGCAATCGGGCGCCTTGGATTTGAAACACTTTGAGGGGTTTGCCGACGCCGGACCCGTCGGCGAGGCGCCGACGGGGACACGCGGGGGCGCGTGTGCTCCCCACGGAGTGTGAAGTATCCGGCCTAAAGGCCACGGTCCGAAGAGGCGGTTCATGGGAAGGCTCGCCAGGAACCTCGCCCCACCGTCGTTAACCGACGGGTTGATCGGTAGAAACTTGGCGGACTTCGCAGGAGCTTTGCGCATGTCTGGACAACAACCATGAACCACGTATTGGCTTACGAGAAGGTAACTTCAACCAGGATTTCCGCGTCTTAAGCCCTGCCAGCATGTCTCCATCCATCCACACCCGGGAAAACCGCGAATTCGCCACGGAAATTAAGTTCCTGATCGATCCTGCCGCCGCCGGCAAGATTCTGGATTGGGCGCGGGCCAATCTGGCTCCGGATCCGCAGGCGGGGGGCGACTCGCTCGACACGTATCAAATCACGAGCCTTTACTTCGACACCGAGCAATACGACGTGTTCCACCGGCGCGGTTCGTTTGGCCGGAGCAAGTATCGCATTCGACGCTACGATCTCGGCGAAGTGGCATTCCTGGAGCGAAAACTGAAGACCCGAGGTCTCCTCACCAAGCGCAGAACGATCGTCAAACTTGGCGAATTGGAGCGGCTGTCCGAGCCGGGTTCGGGGCGGGATTGGGCGGGGCATTGGTTTCACCAGAGACTTCTGGCGCGGCAGCTCCGGCTCGTGTGCCAGATCACGTATCGGCGCACGGCGCGCGTCGCGATGACGAATCACGGCCCGATCCGGCTCACGATGGACGAGCGGATCTGTGCGCGGCCTGCGACCGGCCTTGCCTTCAACGACGCCGGGGAAAGCACGGCGCTGTCGGAGAGCCGGATCATTCTCGAACTGAAATATCGAGTGGAAATGCCGGCGCTTTTCCGACCGATGGTGGAGAGTTTTGAACTCACGCCTCAGCCGGTTTCCAAGTATCGCCTGGCCGCGGCCGCCCTTGGTCTGGTCGCGGATTTTGCGCCGCCGCCGGAGACCTCGGCGCCATCCGTCCCAACTTTATGCGCGCTGGGCTGACGTCAGTTCCTTCAGGACTGGAGAGCGCACGCGCCTTCGCGTGTTTCGTCCGGCGCCCCGCCGGTCGAAACGTCGGCCCGGTTCAGTCACTGACGGTGATTGGTCCGACCGTTGAAAGGTGGCCAGCGGGGGCGCCGACCACAGCACGCGGGGCGCGTGCGCTCCCCGGAAGCGAGGGAAAATTTGCCAGAAAGCTAAGTATGAAATCCATCATTCAAATTACGTCGCTGCTCCTTCTGCTTGCGCTTTTACCGGCGGCCGCGCAGGGGCGCGTGGTCATCAACGAGATTTTCTACAACGCGCCGAACGACCTTGAGGATCTCGAATACGTCGAACTCCACAACACGGGCAGCGAAGCGGTCGATCTGGGCGGCTGGGCGTTTACCAAGGGCATCAAGTTCAAGTTCGAGGCCGGCGCGAAGATCGACGCCAAGGGCTTTTTGGTGCTCTGCCGGAATCGCGACCGTTTCAAGGAATTCTACAGCGTTCCGGTGCATGGCGCGTTCGATCAACCGCTCAGCAACAAAGGCGAGCAACTCGAACTTTCCGACGCCGCGGGCAAAGCGGTGGACGCGGTCAAATACAAAGACGACGCGCCGTGGCCCCTGGGCGCGGACGGATTCTCCGGTTCGCTGGAGCGCATTTGCCCGGACACCAACGGCGACACGCCCTCCAACTGGGCCGCCTCGCCTCTGTCAGAAGACCGCATCAAGCCTGCCGGAACGCCCGGCAAAGCGAACGCCAGTTATTCCCCGCAGTTGCCGCCGACAATCGCGAAAGTGAAGTTCACGCCGGAAATTGCCGCGCCGGACCAGCCAATCACTGTCGAGGCCGATGTCAGCGATTCCGTCGGCGCAAGCGAAGTGAGCTTGCTCTACCGCCTCGCTGGCGCCGGCTTCGAAAAACCGGAGACCTCGGTGCCGATGAAGAAAGTCTCGGACGTTCGCTATGCGGCGGTCATTCCCGGCCAGGCGAAGGATCAATTGATCCGCTTCCGCATCGAAGCAAAAAGTCCGAACGGCGCGCGCAGGTTCCATCCCGCGGAAACTGAGCCGCGACCGGCGCTTTCCACTTATGTTCATCAAACGGCTGCGTCCGGGAAGATTCCTTTGGCGTGGATCATCAACACGACGGAGGCCGAGCTTAAGTCGGCTGAACAAAGGTCCCGGTTCGCGGGCCGCGGCGGATTTTTCCCAGGCGGCTTCGGGGGTCGGGGCGGCGGGTTTGGCGGGCCCGGTGGATTTGGGCGCGGAGGTTTTGGGCCGGGGATGTTCGTTGCGCCGCAGATGATGTTGCAGGCGGATAAGAACGCAGATCAGAAACTTTCGAAAGCAGAGTTCACGGCGCTGGCGGAGACCTGGTTCGACAAACTGGATCCGGACAAAGCGGGCAAGCTGAACCAGGACCAGTTCAACGAGAGGTTCGGCGAATTGCTGCCGCCGCCGCAGGGATTCGGTCCGCCCGGCGAAGGCCCTCGCGGTGGGCGGGGCGGCTTTGGTCCGACCATGTTTGTTGCGCCCGGTCTGTTTTCTGTGGCTGACGCAAACAAAGACACGGTCCTCACGCGCGAGGAATTCCAGGCCGCATTTGGAAAATGGTTTGGAGATTGGGATCAGGACAAGAGCGGTTCGCTCGACGAAGGAAAACTCAACACGGGCTTGAATGCGACGCTCCCGCCACCGCAGTTCGGAGGCCGGGGCGGATTTGGCGGACGCGGCGGAGACCGAGAGCGGGGAGCGGGAGAATTTCGCGGGCCGGGCGGATTCGGGGGCCGAGGCGGATTCGGCTTCAGAGCAGGGCCGACTGAGCCGACTTCGAGCCGGTCTGCTTTCGTTTATTTCGATCCGGAAACACGCCAACTCCAGTTGTTCGACTTCGTCCAGGTCGTGCCGAGGAAGGGCGGGCAAAAAGTCCACTTCTACAAGGATCAACCTCTCAAGAAGATGACCACCATCAACCTGATTTTTGAGAGCGAAAACGCCGCGCTGGCGGAGCCGCTCGCTTATGAAGTCTATCGGAGAGTCGGCGTGGCCGCGCCGCAGAGTCATCATGTTCGCCTTGCGTTGAACGGCCAGCCCGCGGGCTACTCCCTGTTGGTCGAACAGGTGAATCGGGCGTTCCTCCGCAGAAACAAGCTTTCCGATGACGGCAACCTTTACAAACTGCTCTGGTACGAGCGCGACCTGGTCCGGCAGCACGAAAAAAAGACCAACACGCGGGAAGGCCACGACGACCTCCTCTCGCTGATCAACGCCCTGCAAAAGACGCAGGGTGACGAGCAATGGGAAATCATCAAAAAGAACTTCGACGTCGAACAGATGGTCAATTACTTCGTGGCCAGCATGGCGCTGTCGAATTGGGACGGATTCTGGAACAATTACTTCACTTACCACGACGTGCACGGCTCGGGCAAATGGACCATGTATCCCTGGGATGAGGACAACACCTGGGGCACTTCGATGGGGTTCGGCGGGATGGGCCAGGTGTTCTACAACATGCCCATCACGTTCGGCATGAATGGCGACACGCCGCCGGGAGGTCGGCGCGGCTTCGGCGGGGGCGGCGGCGCCGGTTGGTGGCGCCAGCCGGGCTATTTCTCAGGACCGCTCCTGGCCAATCCGCAGTTCCGCAAGCTCTTTCTTGCGCGGATGAAGGAGGCGCTGGAATCCATTTACACGGAAGAAGTCTTTGTTCCGATCATCAACGCCATGGGTGAGCGCTTGAGGCCGGAAGTCTCCCTGCGCGCGGAAGCGTTCGGGATGGATGCCTCCCGTGCGCTCCAGAATCTCGATCAATTGCTCCAGGCTTTCCGCGATCACGTGAAGAAGCGGCGTGAGTTCTTGCTGGCCCAGGAGGAAGTCAAGAACGCCGGCCAACCTGGCGCTCGTTAAGAACCGGTGTCTAACACGGAGATCACAGCATGGCGAAGCATGGCGGAGTCGATACCAAATTCTGCAACATGCGGCATGTTCGCGAAGATTTTGGAACCGCCGATGTCGCGGATGGGCGCGGAGATGAGTGAGGTCGGGATAGGTGATCTGGTTTTCATCCGCGTGATCCGCGCAATCCGCGGTTTGGTTGGTTACGGCCGGACATTTTCGCTTCAGGCGTTGATCGGTTCACGAAAGGCACAAATCGACTTATGAAGACCCAAAAACCGGCGAGCATCGTCTTGCTTCAGAGTTTCAGAACCATTTGCTTCGCTTTATTTACCTCTGTTTCCTTCTCTCTGCCGGCGCAGGAAAGCCCGTCGCCGCGAGCGACCAATCCAGATCAGGCAGCCAGCCAGGAGTCCGGGGCCGCCCCGAACGTCCAGGGTTCCCAGCCGGAAGGACGCGGCGGGCGTGGCGGTTTGGGCCGGGGCGGGCAGGGCGGGCCTGGATTTGGCGGCTTCGGCGGCGGGCCGCAACAAACCAAGTTGGTGCCCCAATTCGACAAGGACGGCGACAAACGTCTCAACGCCGAAGAACGCAAAGCGGCTCGCGAGTTTCTTCAAACTCGGCGCGCTCAAGGGCGCGGCCCTGGCGGTCGAGGCGGTTTTGGTCCCGGCATGATGCTGGCGCCGCAAGTCGTTTCCCAGGGGGACAAGAATGGGGATCAGAAACTGAGCAAGGACGAATTCCGCGCGTTGGCCGAGGCGTGGTTCGATAAGATGGATACAGAGGCAGCCGGGAAATTGAACCAGGAAAAATTTGTCGAGAAATTCAGCGAAGTCCTTCCACCGCCTCAGGGATTCGGCGGACGAAGAGCTGGGCCGACCGAGGGAGATCCTCCACTTCGACGAGGCCGGCCGGGCGATGCGCCAGATCAACCTCGAACCGAAGCCGCGGCCCCCTCCCAACCTCCAGCCGCCAGCACTCCCGGCGCCGCTCAAACCTCGCGTCCCGACGCTTCGGCCAACGCGCCGGAGGGTCGCCGCGGCGATGGCGCTCCGCGCGGCCAGCCTGGACGCGGAGGTGGCGGACGCGGCGGATTCGGCCCGGGTGGGTTCGGACCGGCCGCATTTGTTGCGCCCGGCCTGTTCACCGCCGCGGATGCGAACAAGGACGACGCGCTAACTCGCGCCGAGTTCAAGGGCGCGTTTGAGAAATGGTTCGCTGAATGGGACGCCGACAAAAGCGGCTTGCTCGATGAGGAGAGAATCCGCGAAGGCCTGAACGTTTCGTTGCCTCGGCCGAACTTCGGCGGGCCGGGCGGTTTCGGAGGCCGCGGTCGCGGCGGCAATCAAGGTCCGCCACCGCCGGGGCCAAGATTGACGCCGGCGGACGTGAAATTCGTCCCGGACCAGACTCCGCTTTACGACTCCTTCACGTTGCGAACGTTGTTCCTCGAATTTGAAAACGCGGATTGGGAGAAGGAACTCGCCGACTTCTATCACACGGATGTCGAAGTGCCGGCGAAGTTGCGGGTGGATGGCCGGACGTATCGCGAGGTTGGCGTCCATTTCCGGGGCACGACCTCCTACATGTCGGTCGGCGAAGGCCAGAAGCGGTCCTTGAATCTCTCGCTCGATTTCGTGCATGGCAAACAAGACCTGCACGGCTACACCACGCTCAACCTGCTCAATTCGCATTCCGATCCGACGTTTCTGCGGACAGTTCTTTACAATCACATCGCCCGCGAATTCATCCCCGCGCCTCGGGCCAACTACGTGCGGGTCGTGATCAACGGCGAAAGTTGGGGCACTTATGTGAACTCGCAGCAGTTTAACAAAGAGTTCCTCAAAGATTGGTTCGGTTCGTCCAAAGGCGCGCGCTGGAAAATGCTCGGCAACCAGCGCGGACAGGGCCGGTTCAATTATCTGGGGGAAGACGTGGCCGAGTACAAACGCCTCTATGAAATCAAGAGCAAGGACGATCCCAAAGCGTGGGCCGATCTGATCAAACTTTGCCGCGTGCTCGACCAAACCCCGCCTGACAAACTGGAGGAAGCGATCGCGCCGCTCCTCGACATCGATGGCATCCTGAAGTTCCTCGCCCTGGACAATGTCCTGATCAACAGCGACGGCTATTGGGTCCGCACGGGCGATTGGAACGTTTGCCAGGATGCCAAAGGCCGTTTCCACATTGTTCCGAATGACGCCAATGAAACTTTCGCGCCCCCCAACGGCCCCGGATTCGGCGGCGGCGGACCGGGCTTTGGCGGTGGCCGTGGCGGTCAGGGGGAATTGAGAGTCGAAGGCGTCAAGCTGGATCCGCTCGCGGGCATTGACGATCCGGACAAGCCGCTGCTGCACAAACTCCTCGCGGTGCCCTCGCTGCGCGAACGCTACCTCGGTTTTGTTCGGGCCATCGCCGAGACCTGGCTCGATTGGAACAAACTCAGCCCGCTGGTCCAGCAATATCAAGCCGTGATTGCCGAGGACGTGACGACGGACACGCACAAGCTTTATCCGACGGAGGCGTTCGCAAAAGGCGTCACGGAAGACATGGATGAGCCCGGCTTTCGCGGTCCACGCCGGAGCTTGAGCTTGAAAAGCTTTGCCGACCAACGCCGCGAGTACTTGCTGAGTTACGAGCCTAAGAACTGAAATGCGCCTCACCTCTCGATACCTTCCTTCGCTGCTCCTGTTATTTGTGGGCAGCGGCTGCGCGGCGTTGATTTACGAAATCGTCTGGCTCCAGTTGCTGCAACTGGTGATCGGTTTGACCACGATTTCGCTGGGCGTCTTGCTGGGAACGTTCATGGGAGGGATGTGCCTGGGCAGTTGGCTTTTGCCGAGATTTGTTTCCCCGCGGCATCATCCATTGCGGGTTTACGCGGTCCTGGAACTCGCCATCGGGGTTATCGGGATCGCGGTGCTCTTCGCGATGCCGTCCATCAGTCAGGTTTACGCCGCGAACGCCAAACACGGCTTGTGGATCAGATGCGCTGTCGCTGCGGTTTGTTTGCTGCCGCCGACTCTGCTGATGGGCGCGACTTTGCCGGCGATTTCGCGATGGGTCGAGGCGACGCCGCAAGGGGTGTCCTGGCTGGGATTCTTTTACGGCGGAAACATTGCGGGCGCAGTCTGCGGTTGTTTGCTCGCCGGTTTCTATTTGTTGCGCGTGCATGACATGGCGACCGCGACGTATGTTGCCGCTGCCATCAACGGGGCCGTGGCGATGGTCGCTTTGGTTATCGCTTCGCTGAACTCGTCCAGATGCGAACTCCGAACTCCGAAATCTGAAATCGCGGGAGATAGTGCCGCGCATGCGGCCCTTGGCCAGCCACGAACCCACCCCATACCCCTTCCAGGAGGGGAGCTGGCAACAGCGGAATTTAGCAAAGCTCCCCTCCCGGGAGGGGCTGGGGGTGGGTCCGTTGGTTCTTCGTGGGTGTATTTGACGATCGCGCTGTCAGGAATGGCGGCTTTGGGCGCCGAAGTTGTGTGGACGCGTCTTTTGTCGCTGCTGCTGGGTGGAACGGTTTATACGTTTTCGATCATTCTGGCGGTGTTCCTGGCAGGATTGGGAATCGGGAGCAGCCTGGGATCGGTGCTGGCGCGATCGACGGTCAGCCCCAGGTTCGCGCTCGGTTGCTGCCAGATGCTCCTGGCTGGAGCGGTGGCCTGGACGGCTTACATGATCTCCCATTCGCTCCCGAATTGGCCGATCTATCCGTCGCTCTCGAAGAATCCTTGGTTCGGATTTCAACTGGATATGGTTCGTTGCCTCTGGGCCATTCTGCCGGCTGCCATCTTGTGGGGAGCAAGCTTTCCGCTGGCGCTGGCGGCAGTGGCGTCACGCGGACAGGATCCGGGACGGTTGGTCGGCGGCGTCTATGCGGCGAACACGGTCGGCGCGATCCTCGGCGCGCTGGGCTTCAGCATGCTGATCATTCCCTGGCTCGGCATGCAATGGGCGGAACGAAGTGGTCTTCGACGATGGCCGCCATTTCGTCCGCACGACGCGGGAGAAATTTGACGTCATCACGTCCGATCCGATCGACCCCTGGGTCAAAGGCTGCGCTGCGCTCAACACCGTGGACTACTATGAAATGTGCAAAGCCCGCTTGAATCCAGGGGGCGTGATGGCCTTGTGGATCCCGCTTTACGAAAGCAATTCGGAAACGACCAAAAGCGTCATCGCCACGTTCTTCAAGGCGTTTCCCAACGGAATCATCTGGAGCAACGACCATGCGGGCGAGGGCTACGACGCCGTTCTGTTCGGGCAGCTCGAACCGACGCGAATCGATCTGGACAAGCTGCACGAACGGCTGGAGCGCGCGGATCACGCGCGCGTCAAACAATCGCTCCGCGACGCGGGATTCCATTCCGAGCTGGGCCTGCTCGCCACCTACGCCGGCCAGGCGCGCGACCTGGAAGCCTGGACACGAGACGCGCAGATCAACACCGACCGCAATCTGCGGCTGCAGTATCTGGCCGGTATGTGGCTGAACGCCAACAAAAGTGTGGAGATCCTGGACGAAATCACCCGGTATCGCCGGTTCCCCGATGAGCTTTTCCCCGGTTCCGCCGATCGCAAACAAACTCTCCGGCAATGGATCCAGGGGGCGGAGTAACGCAGGGCAGGCTTCCAGCCTGCCTGTCTTTGTCGTTGGCGTTAGCAAAGGAAACGTGAGGCAGGCAAGATGCCTACCCTACTTTTCGGAATACGCGGTTTAACCGCAAAGAAGCTAATTCCGGCAAACTCCAGTCAACTGATGAAAATCCATACTGCTCTCTCAGCCGCCGCATTGGCGGCCCTGGCGCTTACTTCAGCCGCCGCCGGCCTCAGTGGAACCCTCGGCACGAACACAACATGGACGGCGGCCCAAGGTCCTTACTCGCTCACGGGCAGCCTCACTGTCAGCAACGGCGCCACGCTCACCATTGAGGCGGGCACTTCCGTTTTCCTGGGAGCGAACGTGAACCTCGTTATCGACCGCGGCGGGCGTTTGCTGGCCGAAGGCACGGCCGCGGCGCCGATTCGGTTTACGCGTCCGCCCAATTCCACGGCAAACTGGGGCCACATCGCGATCCGGGGCGGCCCGAATTCTCCCGAAACCCGCATGACCTATGCGCACATCGAAGGGAACCGCTCCACGGCCATTCAATCCACGGACGGCACCGTGTTCCTGAGCCACTTGACCTTCGGCAGCACGGACCGGCCCTACCTCATGCTGGACCGCTCGTCGTTCGTGGTGCAGGACTGCGTTTTTCCCTCCGTGACCGCGCGATTTGAAATGATCCACGCCGACGGCGGCATCAAGGCCGGCGGGCGCGCGCTTTTCCTCCGCAACTTCTTCGGCGCGCCGCGCGCCGGGTACACCGACGTGATCGATTTCACGGGCGGAAACCGGCCTGGCCCCATCGTCGAATTCATCAACAACCTCTTCGTGGGCGCGACGGACGACATTCTGGATTTCGACGGCA encodes the following:
- a CDS encoding histidine phosphatase family protein, which codes for MDAPTRLFLIRHAEVEERYQRVFGGRIDMDLSPLGHEQAGKLAAYLRRTPFDAIYASPMKRVQQTVEKLFAAQHARPRFLEELREVDFGSWTGLTWEDVKVRFGISAFQWLDQLDRGLMAGAESAGGFRERIEQALREILRAAPGRSIGVVCHGGVIRMMLAILLDIPLVKMSGFDIDYASLTVVDCFPHKTEVQILNFAPWRDIP
- a CDS encoding spore coat protein CotH gives rise to the protein MKTQKPASIVLLQSFRTICFALFTSVSFSLPAQESPSPRATNPDQAASQESGAAPNVQGSQPEGRGGRGGLGRGGQGGPGFGGFGGGPQQTKLVPQFDKDGDKRLNAEERKAAREFLQTRRAQGRGPGGRGGFGPGMMLAPQVVSQGDKNGDQKLSKDEFRALAEAWFDKMDTEAAGKLNQEKFVEKFSEVLPPPQGFGGRRAGPTEGDPPLRRGRPGDAPDQPRTEAAAPSQPPAASTPGAAQTSRPDASANAPEGRRGDGAPRGQPGRGGGGRGGFGPGGFGPAAFVAPGLFTAADANKDDALTRAEFKGAFEKWFAEWDADKSGLLDEERIREGLNVSLPRPNFGGPGGFGGRGRGGNQGPPPPGPRLTPADVKFVPDQTPLYDSFTLRTLFLEFENADWEKELADFYHTDVEVPAKLRVDGRTYREVGVHFRGTTSYMSVGEGQKRSLNLSLDFVHGKQDLHGYTTLNLLNSHSDPTFLRTVLYNHIAREFIPAPRANYVRVVINGESWGTYVNSQQFNKEFLKDWFGSSKGARWKMLGNQRGQGRFNYLGEDVAEYKRLYEIKSKDDPKAWADLIKLCRVLDQTPPDKLEEAIAPLLDIDGILKFLALDNVLINSDGYWVRTGDWNVCQDAKGRFHIVPNDANETFAPPNGPGFGGGGPGFGGGRGGQGELRVEGVKLDPLAGIDDPDKPLLHKLLAVPSLRERYLGFVRAIAETWLDWNKLSPLVQQYQAVIAEDVTTDTHKLYPTEAFAKGVTEDMDEPGFRGPRRSLSLKSFADQRREYLLSYEPKN
- a CDS encoding polyphosphate polymerase domain-containing protein, whose amino-acid sequence is MSPSIHTRENREFATEIKFLIDPAAAGKILDWARANLAPDPQAGGDSLDTYQITSLYFDTEQYDVFHRRGSFGRSKYRIRRYDLGEVAFLERKLKTRGLLTKRRTIVKLGELERLSEPGSGRDWAGHWFHQRLLARQLRLVCQITYRRTARVAMTNHGPIRLTMDERICARPATGLAFNDAGESTALSESRIILELKYRVEMPALFRPMVESFELTPQPVSKYRLAAAALGLVADFAPPPETSAPSVPTLCALG
- a CDS encoding ribonuclease PH; its protein translation is MSDNLTESPARPDGRRANELRPVRFHNHIAPHATGSTLIEWGQTRVICGVTVEDTVPRWMKEQNVPGGWITAEYSMLPYSTLQRKPRDISKGKIDGRSQEIQRLIGRSIRAAVDLQKIGPRTIWIDCDVLQADGGTRTAAITGSFVALRFAIGKLLAEGKLTEDPLLNPVAAVSVGIVKGQALLDLCYAEDAGAEVDLNVVLTSTGEFIELQGSGEEATFTESQLAQMIDLAKTGLRQLFERQGTALKARNGTEWVGR